A region from the Arthrobacter roseus genome encodes:
- the gcvP gene encoding aminomethyl-transferring glycine dehydrogenase: MTHNEPNGNTPAPFSDRHIGVSTEPHLHHMLSTLGFDSLDALCEAALPQTIQSTEAMKLPAAASEEAMLAELRGLADKNTVRKSLLGQGYYGTFTPGVIQRNVLESPAWYTAYTPYQPEISQGRLEALLNFQTVVADLSGMEIANASLLDEATAAAEAMTLLRRTNRKAKPQAAFVVDADVLPQTLAVIRTRAEALKLPILVHNFDTGLPESDFYAALVQYPGDSGRVRDLRPLIDSIKERGAQVAVAADLLALTLLEAPGTLGADVAVGTSQRFGVPMGFGGPHAGYMAVRKGLERSLPGRLVGVSKDANGAQAYRLALQTREQHIRREKATSNICTAQVLLAVMAGMYAVYHGPTGLKAIAHRTAGYAASVAAAATAGGHDVVHDSYFDTVRIKVNSVSGHSAAERVAAAHEAGYLIRLIDTDHIQIAVDETTNDADLAAIAEVLGAEAAPSVRNIAVTPARTTDYLTNDVFHSHHSETQMLRYLRRLADADYALDRGMIPLGSCTMKLNATAEMASVTWPEFAGLHPYAPASDTVGIVEMATQLEDWLAEITGYDAVSVQPNAGSQGELAGLLAIRAHHRSQGEPERNVCLIPSSAHGTNAASAVMAGLKVVPVATDGFGNVDIDDLKRQITVHSDDLAAIMITYPSTHGVFETEISNICAMVHDAGGQVYVDGANLNALVGLAQPGKFGADVSHLNLHKTFCIPHGGGGPGVGPVAVRQHLAPYLPARSIDGDSPVGLISAAPYGSASILPISWAYIRMMGPDGLRRATQTAILSANYIAKRLEEYYPVLYTGAHGLVAHECILDLRQITADSGVSVDDVAKRLIDYGFHAPTMSFPVAGTLMVEPTESEDLGEINRFIDAMVAIRREVAAVQDGLWPADDNPLVNAPHTAESLTGEWERSYSRQDAVFPAGVDPRAKYWPPVGRVDQAYGDRNLICSCPSLEELAEADS; this comes from the coding sequence TTGACACATAACGAGCCTAACGGCAACACGCCGGCACCTTTCAGTGACCGACACATCGGGGTATCAACAGAACCCCACCTTCATCATATGTTGAGCACCCTTGGATTCGACTCACTGGATGCTCTGTGTGAGGCCGCGTTGCCTCAGACTATCCAGTCAACGGAAGCGATGAAGCTTCCTGCGGCTGCGTCGGAAGAAGCCATGCTCGCCGAATTACGCGGCCTGGCGGATAAGAACACGGTGCGGAAGTCACTTCTGGGTCAGGGTTACTACGGCACCTTTACTCCGGGAGTCATCCAGCGCAATGTCTTGGAGAGCCCTGCCTGGTACACGGCTTATACCCCGTATCAGCCCGAAATCTCGCAGGGACGGCTGGAAGCTCTCTTGAATTTCCAAACCGTGGTCGCGGACCTGTCTGGGATGGAAATCGCCAACGCATCCCTCTTGGACGAAGCGACGGCAGCAGCAGAAGCCATGACTTTGTTGCGTCGTACCAACCGTAAGGCAAAGCCCCAAGCGGCTTTCGTTGTGGACGCAGACGTCCTTCCGCAGACACTGGCTGTTATCCGCACCCGTGCAGAGGCGTTGAAGCTACCCATTCTCGTCCATAACTTTGACACCGGTCTTCCCGAGAGCGATTTCTATGCGGCGCTGGTCCAGTACCCGGGCGATTCCGGCCGGGTCCGCGATCTCCGTCCGTTGATTGACTCCATCAAGGAACGCGGAGCGCAGGTTGCGGTGGCGGCAGATCTGCTGGCACTGACCCTGCTCGAGGCCCCGGGAACTCTAGGGGCCGACGTCGCTGTCGGCACCTCCCAGCGCTTCGGGGTTCCCATGGGATTCGGTGGTCCCCACGCCGGCTACATGGCCGTCAGGAAGGGATTGGAACGATCACTTCCAGGCCGTCTCGTTGGTGTATCGAAGGACGCCAATGGCGCACAGGCGTACCGGCTTGCCCTGCAAACCCGCGAACAGCACATTCGCCGCGAAAAGGCGACATCCAATATCTGCACCGCGCAGGTGCTTCTGGCCGTGATGGCCGGTATGTACGCCGTTTACCACGGTCCGACTGGATTGAAGGCAATAGCCCACCGAACCGCTGGGTACGCTGCGTCCGTAGCTGCAGCTGCAACGGCAGGTGGACATGATGTCGTCCATGACAGCTACTTCGACACCGTCCGCATTAAGGTCAACAGCGTCAGTGGCCACAGCGCAGCGGAACGTGTCGCCGCGGCCCATGAGGCGGGCTACCTGATTCGCCTGATCGACACGGACCATATCCAGATTGCGGTCGACGAGACCACCAACGACGCCGACCTTGCGGCTATCGCAGAGGTGCTGGGCGCCGAAGCCGCACCAAGCGTCAGGAACATCGCGGTAACGCCAGCGCGGACAACGGATTACCTCACCAACGATGTCTTCCACAGTCACCACTCCGAAACTCAGATGCTGCGTTACCTGCGGCGCCTGGCGGATGCAGACTACGCGCTGGACCGGGGCATGATTCCACTGGGATCGTGCACCATGAAGCTCAACGCGACAGCGGAAATGGCCTCCGTCACTTGGCCGGAATTCGCCGGGCTGCACCCGTACGCACCTGCCTCAGACACCGTCGGCATTGTGGAAATGGCCACGCAGCTTGAAGATTGGCTCGCGGAAATTACCGGCTACGATGCAGTATCGGTCCAGCCGAACGCCGGTTCACAGGGTGAGTTGGCGGGCCTGCTGGCTATTAGGGCGCACCACCGCAGCCAGGGAGAGCCAGAGCGCAACGTCTGCCTGATCCCGAGCAGTGCCCACGGAACCAACGCGGCCTCCGCTGTCATGGCGGGGCTCAAGGTTGTTCCTGTCGCTACCGACGGTTTTGGCAACGTGGACATAGATGACCTCAAACGCCAGATCACTGTTCACAGTGACGATCTCGCGGCGATTATGATCACCTACCCGTCGACGCACGGAGTGTTCGAAACGGAGATATCCAACATCTGTGCCATGGTGCACGACGCCGGAGGCCAGGTCTACGTCGATGGTGCCAACTTGAACGCACTGGTAGGCCTCGCCCAGCCCGGCAAATTCGGCGCAGACGTGTCGCACCTGAACCTCCACAAGACGTTCTGCATACCGCACGGTGGTGGAGGTCCCGGCGTCGGGCCTGTCGCTGTTCGTCAACATCTGGCACCGTACCTGCCAGCACGCAGCATTGACGGTGATTCCCCGGTGGGACTGATCTCGGCTGCACCGTATGGATCCGCCTCGATCCTGCCGATCTCTTGGGCGTACATCAGAATGATGGGACCGGACGGTTTGCGTCGCGCAACACAGACCGCGATCCTCTCGGCCAACTATATCGCCAAGCGGCTGGAGGAGTACTACCCGGTCCTCTACACAGGCGCACACGGTCTTGTTGCCCATGAGTGCATCCTCGATCTGCGGCAGATCACCGCAGATAGCGGTGTCAGCGTAGACGACGTAGCGAAGCGCCTGATTGACTACGGCTTCCACGCTCCCACCATGTCGTTCCCTGTCGCCGGAACGCTGATGGTGGAGCCCACCGAATCCGAGGATCTCGGGGAAATCAATCGCTTTATTGATGCAATGGTGGCCATCCGCCGTGAAGTAGCAGCAGTTCAAGACGGTCTTTGGCCAGCCGATGACAATCCATTGGTCAACGCACCGCATACGGCGGAGTCCCTGACTGGCGAGTGGGAGCGCTCCTACAGCCGCCAAGACGCCGTCTTCCCGGCCGGAGTTGACCCACGCGCCAAATACTGGCCCCCGGTGGGCCGGGTTGATCAGGCATACGGGGACCGTAACCTGATCTGCTCATGCCCGTCGCTGGAGGAACTAGCCGAAGCCGACTCTTAA
- a CDS encoding AMP-binding protein yields MRENSVPVMVETSPDTNITDLLLRQANKTNVGSLFSTKDAAGQWQDISATEFLKDVQRIAGGLIASGVDIGDRVAIMARTRYEWSLVDFAIWFTGAVSVPVYETSSPSQVAWILSDSGAVAIFVESEAHETIVRQAASSDDLPVLANIWQFDGTGLDNLRKSGADADARVIEERRSNAGLTDLATIIYTSGTTGKPKGCELTHGNFVELCDNAAAALPECVHENARTIMFLPLAHVFARFISVLCVASGATVAHTPDIKNLLPDLQGYSPTFLLVVPRVFEKVYNGSVQKAEAAGKGKIFAAAANTSIEWSRAQSAGKVPLLLNLKHKLFDKLVYKTLREAMGGQVSYAVSGGGPLGERLGHFFHGIGLMVLEGYGLTETTAPITVSRPKQFKIGTVGVPLPGNAVKIADDGEILAKGVCVFRGYFNRPDLTEREFTDGWFHTGDIGELDDEGYLRITGRKKEIIVTASGKNVIPAKLEDTIRASAIVSQCVVVGDQRPFISALVTLDEEALPGWLERHNLSASTSIEDAGQNETVLAEIQAVVDRANSTVSRAESIKTFRVVPTDFTEASGHLTPSMKIKRAQVLKDYSETVDSIYEGASR; encoded by the coding sequence GTGCGCGAGAACAGCGTTCCTGTCATGGTTGAAACGTCGCCGGACACTAACATCACGGATCTTTTGCTCCGACAGGCCAACAAAACGAACGTGGGTTCGCTCTTTTCTACCAAGGACGCAGCCGGCCAATGGCAGGACATCAGTGCCACTGAATTCCTTAAGGACGTTCAGCGGATCGCGGGAGGCCTGATAGCTTCGGGCGTTGACATTGGAGATCGCGTCGCCATCATGGCCAGGACCCGCTATGAGTGGTCACTCGTTGATTTCGCCATCTGGTTCACCGGCGCCGTCTCCGTGCCGGTCTATGAGACATCCTCCCCATCGCAGGTAGCCTGGATCCTCAGCGACTCCGGAGCTGTGGCTATATTCGTCGAGTCCGAAGCCCACGAGACCATCGTGCGTCAAGCTGCCTCCAGCGACGATCTTCCGGTCCTGGCCAACATCTGGCAGTTTGACGGCACCGGACTGGATAACCTTCGGAAAAGTGGTGCCGACGCCGATGCACGGGTCATTGAAGAGCGCCGGTCCAACGCCGGTCTGACTGACCTGGCGACCATCATCTACACCTCCGGCACCACTGGTAAACCCAAAGGCTGCGAGCTCACACACGGCAACTTCGTTGAATTGTGTGACAACGCCGCTGCGGCACTGCCCGAGTGCGTTCACGAAAACGCACGGACCATCATGTTCCTACCACTCGCACACGTATTTGCGCGCTTCATTTCAGTTCTCTGCGTTGCATCAGGTGCTACCGTTGCGCATACCCCGGACATCAAGAATCTTCTGCCAGACCTCCAGGGGTACAGCCCCACCTTTCTGCTGGTTGTTCCGCGCGTCTTTGAGAAGGTCTACAACGGTTCAGTGCAAAAAGCCGAGGCCGCCGGCAAGGGCAAGATCTTCGCTGCAGCCGCAAACACTTCGATCGAATGGTCAAGGGCTCAGAGCGCAGGCAAGGTGCCGCTGCTATTGAATCTTAAGCACAAACTATTCGATAAACTCGTCTACAAAACTCTCCGTGAGGCCATGGGCGGGCAGGTCAGCTACGCAGTCTCCGGCGGAGGTCCGCTGGGAGAGCGGCTCGGCCACTTCTTCCACGGTATCGGCCTGATGGTGTTGGAAGGGTACGGGCTGACGGAGACAACGGCCCCTATAACAGTCAGCAGGCCCAAGCAGTTCAAAATCGGAACTGTCGGAGTGCCGCTGCCCGGGAACGCGGTCAAAATCGCCGACGACGGCGAAATTCTCGCCAAGGGTGTTTGTGTTTTCCGGGGATACTTCAACCGGCCGGATCTCACAGAACGTGAATTCACCGATGGCTGGTTCCACACCGGCGACATCGGCGAACTCGACGACGAGGGATACCTGAGAATCACCGGCCGCAAGAAAGAAATTATTGTCACCGCCAGCGGCAAGAATGTGATTCCTGCCAAGCTGGAGGACACCATCCGTGCCAGTGCCATAGTGTCCCAGTGCGTAGTTGTCGGTGACCAGCGACCCTTCATCTCCGCATTGGTCACCCTGGATGAAGAAGCCCTTCCCGGTTGGCTCGAACGGCACAACCTCTCAGCATCGACAAGCATCGAAGACGCTGGTCAGAACGAAACTGTGCTCGCAGAAATCCAAGCCGTCGTAGACCGCGCGAATTCAACAGTATCCCGTGCAGAATCAATCAAAACATTCCGTGTTGTCCCAACGGACTTCACTGAGGCCAGCGGTCACTTAACTCCTTCCATGAAGATCAAGCGAGCCCAAGTTCTCAAGGACTACTCGGAGACGGTCGACTCCATTTATGAAGGAGCCAGCCGCTAG
- a CDS encoding pyruvate carboxylase: MFSKILVANRGEIAIRAFRAGHEVGAKTVAVFPHEDRNSFHRQKADEAYLIGEEGHPVRAYLDVDEIVRVALESGCDAIYPGYGFLSENAQLARAAKAAGIAFVGPHAEVLELAGNKVNALEAARNAGIPVLKSSAPSADVDTLLAAADEVGFPIFVKAVAGGGGRGMRRVDTRPELPEALNAAMREAKTAFGDETMFLEQAVLRPRHIEVQILADAEGNVIHLFERDCSLQRRHQKVVEIAPAPNLDEGIRQALYRDAVKFAKALNYVNAGTVEFLVDTVGERAGQHVFIEMNPRIQVEHTVTEEVTDVDLVQSQLRIAAGETLADLGLSQDSVQLKGAALQCRITTEDPANGFRPDVGKITVYRSAGGAGVRLDGGTVYAGAEISPHFDSMLVKLTCRGRNYPAAITRARRALAEFRIRGVSTNIAFLQAVLADPEFVAGNVATSFIDERPELLDARVSADRGTKLLTWLADVTVNKPNGEPTLEIEPSEKLPAITSQPVPGSRQRLLELGPEQFAAELRKQQAVAVTDTTFRDAHQSLLATRVRTRDLAAAGSAVSTLTPQLLSVEAWGGATYDVALRFLGEDPWDRLASLREEIPNICLQMLLRGRNTVGYTPYPTEVTDAFIREAAETGIDIFRIFDALNDVSQMEPAIKAVRATGTAVAEVALCYTADMMDPAEKIYTLDYYLELAEKCVSAGAHILAIKDMAGLLRPAAAAKLVKALRERFDLPVHLHTHDTTGGQLATLLAAVNAGVDAVDVASASLAGTTSQPPASALVAALAHTDRDTGISLDAVTSLEPYWEAVRKLYSPFESGLTSPTGRVYTHEIPGGQLSNLRQQAIALGLGEHFEAIEDMYTAADRMLGRLVKVTPSSKVVGDLALQLVGSRVDPADFEENPQNYDIPDSVIGFLGGELGDPPGGWPEPFRTKALQGRTVKKRDVRIDDADAAGLSGDSQKRRATLNRLLFPGPAADFQRIRDTYGDVSVLGTRDYLFGLQQGSEHVIELEKGVKLIATLGAISEADEKGMRTVMCTLNGQLRPVMVRDRSVESDVVVAERADPANNGHVPAPFAGAVTVTVKPGDSVSAGDTVATIEAMKMEASISAPIGGTVDRVSVSNVAQVQGGDLLLVLITN, encoded by the coding sequence ATGTTCTCAAAGATTCTGGTAGCCAACCGCGGTGAAATCGCGATCCGGGCCTTCCGGGCCGGACACGAGGTGGGTGCGAAGACCGTTGCGGTGTTCCCTCACGAGGACCGGAACTCGTTCCATCGGCAAAAAGCGGATGAAGCGTACCTGATCGGCGAGGAAGGACACCCTGTCCGGGCCTACCTTGATGTGGATGAGATCGTTCGCGTGGCTCTGGAGTCAGGTTGCGACGCCATCTACCCTGGTTACGGGTTTCTCTCAGAGAATGCGCAACTGGCACGCGCGGCAAAAGCGGCAGGCATCGCCTTCGTGGGGCCTCACGCGGAAGTGCTGGAACTAGCAGGTAATAAGGTCAATGCACTTGAAGCGGCCAGAAACGCGGGGATACCCGTCCTGAAGTCTTCTGCACCCAGTGCCGACGTGGACACTCTACTGGCCGCCGCAGACGAGGTTGGATTCCCCATCTTCGTCAAGGCCGTAGCCGGTGGTGGCGGCCGCGGAATGCGCCGGGTGGATACCCGACCAGAACTTCCCGAAGCACTGAACGCAGCCATGCGTGAAGCCAAAACAGCGTTCGGCGATGAGACCATGTTCCTTGAACAGGCAGTCCTGCGCCCGCGTCACATCGAAGTTCAGATCCTGGCAGATGCCGAAGGTAACGTCATTCACCTCTTTGAGCGTGATTGCTCCCTGCAGCGGCGGCACCAGAAGGTCGTTGAAATTGCGCCCGCACCCAACCTTGATGAAGGCATTAGGCAGGCCCTCTACCGCGACGCGGTCAAATTCGCGAAAGCACTGAACTACGTCAACGCCGGAACCGTAGAATTCCTTGTGGACACCGTCGGAGAGCGTGCGGGGCAGCACGTCTTCATCGAAATGAACCCGCGTATCCAGGTTGAGCACACTGTGACTGAAGAGGTCACCGACGTCGACCTGGTCCAGTCTCAATTGCGGATCGCAGCCGGGGAGACGCTGGCTGATCTGGGGCTCAGCCAAGATTCGGTGCAGCTCAAGGGTGCCGCCCTCCAGTGCCGGATCACGACAGAGGACCCAGCCAACGGCTTTAGGCCCGACGTTGGCAAGATCACCGTCTACCGTTCCGCTGGTGGCGCGGGCGTCAGGCTCGACGGCGGTACCGTCTACGCAGGAGCCGAAATCAGCCCGCACTTCGACTCGATGCTGGTAAAGCTGACCTGTCGTGGACGCAACTACCCCGCGGCCATCACTCGGGCGCGACGGGCTCTTGCTGAGTTTCGCATCCGTGGTGTTTCCACCAACATCGCCTTTCTGCAGGCCGTGCTCGCGGATCCGGAGTTTGTGGCCGGCAACGTAGCCACATCATTCATTGACGAGCGCCCTGAGCTGCTTGACGCGCGCGTGTCTGCCGACCGGGGGACGAAGCTGCTGACCTGGCTGGCTGACGTCACGGTGAATAAGCCGAACGGCGAGCCGACTCTGGAGATCGAGCCCAGTGAAAAGCTACCAGCGATTACCTCGCAACCAGTTCCAGGCTCGCGCCAGCGATTACTGGAACTCGGTCCTGAGCAGTTCGCTGCGGAGCTGAGGAAGCAACAGGCCGTGGCGGTCACCGATACAACGTTCCGTGACGCTCATCAGTCACTGCTGGCCACCAGGGTTCGTACACGGGACCTCGCAGCCGCAGGATCGGCAGTTTCGACGTTGACACCGCAATTACTCTCCGTTGAAGCGTGGGGAGGCGCAACCTACGACGTCGCGCTGCGATTCTTGGGAGAGGATCCCTGGGATCGTCTCGCATCTCTGCGTGAAGAGATCCCCAACATCTGTCTTCAGATGCTGCTTCGAGGCCGCAACACCGTGGGGTACACGCCATACCCCACTGAGGTGACCGACGCCTTCATCCGGGAAGCTGCAGAGACTGGAATCGACATCTTCCGGATATTCGATGCACTCAACGATGTTTCGCAAATGGAACCTGCCATCAAGGCTGTCCGCGCCACAGGTACGGCTGTCGCCGAAGTTGCGCTCTGCTATACGGCAGACATGATGGACCCCGCCGAGAAGATCTACACTCTGGACTACTATTTGGAACTCGCGGAAAAATGTGTTAGTGCCGGAGCCCACATCCTCGCAATCAAGGACATGGCCGGTCTGCTGCGTCCAGCGGCAGCGGCGAAACTGGTCAAGGCCCTGCGCGAACGCTTCGATCTTCCCGTACACCTCCACACCCACGACACAACCGGTGGCCAACTCGCGACGCTGCTGGCTGCCGTTAACGCTGGCGTTGACGCGGTCGATGTGGCCAGTGCCAGCCTGGCAGGAACCACCAGCCAGCCCCCGGCGTCCGCACTCGTGGCAGCCCTGGCCCACACGGACAGGGATACTGGAATCAGCCTCGACGCCGTTACGTCCCTTGAACCGTATTGGGAAGCTGTGCGGAAGTTGTACAGTCCTTTCGAATCAGGGCTGACCAGTCCCACCGGCCGCGTATACACGCACGAAATCCCGGGAGGTCAGCTCTCCAACCTGCGCCAGCAGGCTATCGCCCTTGGTCTGGGTGAGCACTTCGAGGCGATCGAAGACATGTACACGGCCGCGGACAGGATGTTGGGCCGGCTGGTCAAAGTAACGCCCTCGTCGAAGGTCGTTGGCGACCTCGCGCTCCAACTCGTGGGTTCCAGAGTGGACCCGGCTGACTTTGAGGAGAATCCGCAGAACTACGACATCCCAGATTCTGTGATCGGTTTCTTGGGTGGGGAACTCGGCGATCCTCCGGGAGGCTGGCCCGAACCGTTCCGCACCAAAGCATTGCAGGGACGTACCGTCAAGAAGCGGGATGTACGGATTGACGATGCAGATGCCGCGGGCCTGTCCGGTGATTCACAGAAGCGGCGGGCAACACTGAACAGGTTGCTGTTTCCTGGCCCGGCCGCAGATTTCCAGCGAATCCGCGATACCTACGGCGACGTTTCGGTCTTGGGGACTCGCGATTATCTTTTTGGCCTGCAGCAGGGTAGCGAGCACGTCATCGAGCTGGAAAAGGGTGTCAAGCTCATTGCCACGCTCGGAGCCATCTCTGAGGCGGATGAAAAGGGTATGCGCACCGTGATGTGCACGCTCAACGGGCAGTTACGTCCCGTCATGGTGCGGGACCGCAGCGTGGAAAGCGACGTCGTCGTGGCCGAGCGGGCCGATCCAGCTAACAATGGGCACGTACCAGCCCCCTTTGCAGGTGCCGTTACCGTCACTGTGAAACCGGGTGATTCCGTGTCCGCGGGCGATACTGTGGCAACCATCGAAGCCATGAAAATGGAAGCATCGATCAGCGCGCCCATCGGGGGAACCGTGGACCGGGTGTCGGTTTCGAATGTGGCTCAGGTTCAGGGCGGAGACCTTCTGCTGGTACTCATCACCAATTAG
- a CDS encoding MinD/ParA family ATP-binding protein, with product MPAEKKDHEPSGTPETIDEPQGTRVIQAPALPTEQPTTPVVNRDESEKASPPQAAAAPAPDDPTSPVWMTSSDLAVGRKQPEDAELTLTTGTSTDQTITGGPDTSQEGALRSARRDREDGPESASSLTAERLLAGTERPPMGGWRRWLYSASFGRINVGDSDKVRIARAMENRVGYRMGDRTRYVPILSRKGGVGKTTVTTLLGMVLADIREDRIIALDANPDRGTLSDRSPGRAEFTARQLVQNRFMVDSFSQLSNYVARDGSRLDVLASDTDPAVAQAFDDSDYRAVTDILGRYYSIVLTDSGTGMVHSVMNGTLDKADSVVLVSGGSVDEARLASETLSWLEAHGRTDLVSSAIVVINMSAGSTTKVNVDEIEEHFRSRVGTVVRLPYDPHLAEGSRVDLAKLRPATRMAATELSALVVDGLHS from the coding sequence ATGCCTGCCGAAAAGAAGGACCACGAGCCATCGGGAACGCCTGAGACTATCGATGAGCCTCAGGGTACGCGGGTCATCCAAGCGCCGGCGCTCCCAACAGAGCAGCCGACAACACCGGTAGTTAATCGGGATGAAAGCGAGAAAGCATCCCCGCCCCAAGCCGCAGCGGCACCTGCCCCCGATGACCCGACGAGTCCGGTCTGGATGACATCCTCCGATCTCGCCGTTGGACGAAAGCAGCCGGAGGACGCTGAATTGACGCTCACAACGGGTACCTCAACCGATCAGACGATCACTGGTGGTCCCGATACGTCACAGGAGGGTGCGCTTCGCAGCGCGCGCCGCGACAGAGAGGACGGCCCGGAGTCAGCCTCGTCGCTGACGGCCGAGAGGCTCCTCGCTGGAACGGAACGTCCGCCCATGGGTGGTTGGCGGCGGTGGCTGTACAGTGCGAGCTTTGGACGGATCAACGTTGGAGATTCGGATAAAGTGCGTATCGCTCGCGCGATGGAGAACCGTGTCGGCTACCGAATGGGGGATCGGACCCGCTACGTGCCTATCCTTTCCCGAAAGGGTGGTGTCGGTAAGACAACGGTCACAACTTTGCTTGGAATGGTTCTGGCGGACATTCGTGAAGACCGAATAATTGCCCTGGATGCTAATCCTGATCGCGGAACGCTCTCGGACAGATCACCGGGTCGCGCCGAATTCACAGCCCGGCAGCTCGTGCAGAACCGGTTCATGGTGGACTCGTTCTCGCAGCTGTCCAACTATGTTGCCCGTGATGGCTCCAGGCTCGACGTCCTGGCCTCCGATACCGACCCGGCAGTAGCCCAAGCGTTCGACGATTCGGACTACCGCGCTGTTACGGACATTCTTGGACGGTATTACTCAATCGTACTGACGGACTCTGGCACGGGAATGGTCCACTCTGTGATGAACGGCACACTGGACAAGGCGGATTCTGTGGTCTTGGTCTCCGGTGGAAGCGTCGATGAAGCACGGTTGGCATCGGAAACGCTGTCCTGGTTGGAAGCCCACGGCCGGACAGACCTGGTGTCCAGCGCAATCGTGGTCATCAATATGTCTGCTGGAAGTACAACCAAGGTCAACGTGGACGAAATTGAAGAGCACTTCCGTTCGCGCGTAGGCACAGTGGTGCGCTTGCCGTACGACCCTCACTTGGCCGAGGGGTCACGCGTGGATCTTGCGAAACTGCGACCAGCTACTCGAATGGCAGCTACTGAACTTTCCGCGCTCGTGGTGGACGGCCTTCACAGCTAA
- a CDS encoding mycothione reductase: MTYYDLAIIGSGSGNSLVTKDWDNKRVAIIDGGIFGGTCLNVGCIPTKMLVYPAEIGHMVAEGKVLGVDATVINTRWTDIRDRIFGRIDAISEGGRKYRAEELENVTLYEENARFTSRTTLETASGAVIEAGHIVVAAGSRAVKPPIEGIDLPQVHTSDSVMRVDELPRRVLIIGGGYIAAEFAGIFTGLGSSVTMVNRSGTLLRGQDSTVTERFTDAAAGLWDLKLNCVVQSIIENTDGSVTANLASTQDNRQESIQIDLVLVATGRVPNSDTLACEVAGIDRELDGRVRVDQYQRVLSDGEPVEGLWALGDVSSEHQLKHVANHEARVVGYNLIHPQDLRASDHRFIPAAVFTHPQIASVGLTEDQALARGSRTGVATVLAVQEYTSTAYGWAMEDTTGFVKLIAEKKSGRLLGAHIMGHEASILIQPLIQAMSQGLPVAEMARGQYWIHPALTEVVENALLSLNVDPTPGDPI, from the coding sequence GTGACTTACTACGACCTTGCAATTATTGGTTCTGGATCCGGCAACTCCCTCGTGACGAAGGACTGGGACAACAAAAGGGTTGCCATCATTGACGGAGGAATTTTCGGCGGTACCTGTCTAAATGTGGGCTGCATCCCCACCAAGATGCTTGTGTATCCAGCCGAGATCGGCCATATGGTCGCAGAGGGTAAGGTACTTGGCGTCGACGCTACAGTGATCAACACCCGCTGGACCGATATTCGCGATCGGATCTTCGGGCGGATCGATGCCATCTCCGAGGGCGGCCGGAAGTACCGCGCGGAGGAACTCGAGAACGTTACGCTCTATGAAGAGAACGCACGTTTCACATCTCGGACCACTCTTGAGACTGCATCGGGCGCGGTTATTGAGGCCGGACACATTGTTGTGGCCGCCGGCTCGCGGGCTGTGAAACCTCCTATTGAGGGTATCGATCTGCCGCAGGTTCACACCTCGGACTCCGTCATGCGCGTTGACGAGCTACCTCGACGTGTGCTCATCATCGGCGGCGGTTACATCGCGGCGGAATTCGCGGGCATCTTTACCGGTCTGGGTTCTAGCGTCACCATGGTGAACCGCTCAGGCACGCTATTGCGCGGCCAGGACTCAACCGTTACCGAACGTTTCACGGATGCAGCCGCCGGGTTGTGGGACCTGAAACTCAACTGTGTCGTACAGTCCATCATTGAGAATACGGACGGCAGTGTAACCGCCAACCTGGCTTCGACGCAGGATAACCGACAGGAATCCATCCAGATCGACCTCGTGCTCGTGGCAACAGGGCGCGTCCCCAACAGCGACACCCTGGCCTGTGAGGTGGCAGGGATAGACAGGGAGTTGGATGGACGCGTGAGAGTCGATCAGTATCAGCGTGTATTGTCTGACGGCGAACCGGTAGAGGGGCTGTGGGCGTTGGGCGATGTAAGCTCCGAGCACCAGCTCAAGCATGTTGCGAACCATGAGGCCCGCGTCGTCGGCTACAACCTCATCCATCCTCAGGACCTGCGAGCGAGTGATCACCGGTTCATTCCAGCAGCCGTGTTCACACACCCGCAGATTGCATCCGTTGGATTAACGGAGGACCAAGCCCTTGCTCGCGGAAGCAGGACCGGCGTTGCGACCGTTCTCGCTGTGCAGGAGTATACCTCTACTGCCTATGGCTGGGCCATGGAAGACACCACCGGATTCGTGAAACTCATTGCAGAGAAAAAATCGGGACGGCTCCTGGGCGCACACATCATGGGCCATGAAGCGTCCATACTCATCCAGCCGCTCATCCAGGCAATGTCCCAGGGCCTTCCCGTAGCTGAAATGGCCCGTGGTCAATATTGGATCCACCCGGCGTTGACGGAGGTCGTTGAGAACGCGCTGCTGTCTCTCAACGTTGACCCCACGCCGGGCGATCCAATCTAG